The proteins below are encoded in one region of Maribacter aestuarii:
- a CDS encoding sugar O-acetyltransferase, whose amino-acid sequence MTEREKMIKGLMYDPSDKELVSGRLKARLLLRKIAEIPEDKERQRKHFFKELLGKTGQKFYIENPFTCDYGSNIYWGENSYANFGCIILDAAPVYIGENVMMAPSVKLLTATHPIEFKERNSGLEFAKSITIGDNVWIGGGAIINPGVTIGKNSVIGSGSVVTKDIPENVVAAGNPCKVLKEIDN is encoded by the coding sequence ATGACGGAAAGAGAGAAAATGATCAAGGGTCTTATGTACGATCCTAGTGATAAAGAATTAGTATCTGGCAGATTAAAAGCTCGTTTACTTTTGAGAAAAATTGCAGAAATACCTGAGGATAAGGAACGGCAACGTAAGCACTTTTTTAAAGAATTGTTGGGTAAAACAGGTCAAAAATTTTACATAGAAAACCCTTTTACATGCGATTATGGCTCCAATATTTATTGGGGTGAAAATTCGTATGCTAATTTTGGATGTATTATATTAGACGCCGCCCCTGTGTACATTGGGGAAAATGTCATGATGGCCCCATCGGTAAAATTGTTGACTGCAACCCATCCAATTGAATTCAAAGAACGAAATTCGGGACTGGAATTTGCAAAAAGCATAACGATTGGGGATAATGTTTGGATTGGCGGCGGAGCCATCATAAATCCAGGAGTAACCATTGGGAAAAATAGTGTTATAGGATCAGGAAGCGTGGTCACTAAAGATATACCCGAGAATGTTGTGGCGGCTGGAAATCCATGTAAAGTTTTGAAAGAAATCGACAATTAA
- a CDS encoding phosphatase PAP2 family protein: MKRYLLVHLLLLGSFQTIYSQDSLSIKNPDTRWEMFTYDIGNVFTGVGYSYARPFHWQGKQWAHFGAVVGGTGLVYLADDNTSRFIRNNRESVPSWLRDYGELYGSPENNYIATSGVYLAGLITKNEKLRRTGVLLISSATSAGLLQQVLKSVVGRARPLANLGKDTFDPFNSSRNFHSFPSGHALLAFTNAYAIAKQFKNPWVKAGIYTVGAIPGLSRIWDGQHWLSDFVFALAISVATVESIDRYLDRKYDEKYNNQQKMVSWNLNFGPGQVGLNIRF, translated from the coding sequence ATGAAAAGATATCTCCTAGTACACCTACTACTTCTCGGAAGTTTCCAGACTATTTATTCCCAAGACAGCTTAAGCATTAAAAATCCCGATACCCGATGGGAAATGTTTACTTATGATATAGGCAACGTATTTACTGGAGTAGGTTATTCCTATGCCCGTCCTTTTCATTGGCAGGGCAAGCAATGGGCCCATTTCGGAGCAGTGGTTGGCGGAACCGGCCTGGTATATCTAGCTGACGATAATACTTCCAGATTTATTAGAAACAATAGGGAAAGCGTTCCTTCCTGGTTAAGGGATTACGGCGAACTTTACGGTAGCCCGGAAAATAATTATATAGCCACTTCCGGGGTATATCTTGCAGGTTTGATAACGAAAAATGAAAAATTACGCCGTACTGGGGTATTATTGATATCATCAGCTACTTCCGCGGGACTTTTACAACAGGTCTTAAAATCTGTGGTAGGAAGGGCTAGGCCATTAGCAAACTTGGGCAAAGACACTTTTGATCCTTTCAACTCAAGCAGGAATTTTCATTCCTTTCCCTCAGGACATGCACTTTTAGCATTTACCAATGCCTATGCTATAGCAAAGCAATTTAAAAATCCATGGGTAAAAGCAGGGATTTACACCGTTGGGGCGATTCCGGGTTTATCCAGAATATGGGACGGCCAACACTGGTTAAGTGATTTCGTTTTTGCCTTAGCAATTAGTGTCGCAACCGTGGAATCGATAGACCGATACCTGGACAGGAAATACGATGAAAAATATAACAACCAGCAAAAAATGGTCAGTTGGAATCTCAACTTTGGTCCAGGTCAAGTGGGCCTGAACATTCGTTTCTAA
- a CDS encoding RagB/SusD family nutrient uptake outer membrane protein, with protein MKSKILFLVALCTMTIFSCTDELDLQPLDSITIDSFYNTRGDFDGAIFAAYSSIQDFWGTSTETLSERGEFWKLSMVITDDVTADPVTAAGDQISIDIDNLQLRAADTPYAAVYTQIYEGIYRTNLVLSNLDGDNELTEEDKSVLEAEAKFLRGWFHFQALKLFGTPPIALEVLTDINNLALPNATQDELYTAILSDFAAAEAGLPESWDSGNTGRATSWAATSFIGKVNVFKEDWGPAITALGRVVDSGPYSLVPNYENVFSFENENNSESIFEVQYGGPQSDDNLWVFDDTHSENFKASQGTGRGWYWDAGNGAPGGKLGWWAPTQDLLDAFEDGDSRKQTILYEEGDMYFTTFTSLPYDTEWSSTNLTLKKYRGETNTVPANHAPNQQADFNNERWFRFAELKLLYAEALIRGGGDLGVARTQIDDIRDRAGLAPTTAADGDLLMAMMQEKRVELAFEPHRWFDIVRWDLGPTIFGSTWNDNYRVFPFPQSEVDRSNGLLTQNPGY; from the coding sequence ATGAAAAGTAAAATTTTATTTCTTGTCGCCTTATGTACGATGACAATATTCTCGTGCACTGATGAATTAGATTTACAACCTTTGGATAGTATAACCATTGATTCCTTCTATAATACCAGAGGTGATTTCGACGGCGCAATTTTTGCCGCCTATTCTTCCATTCAGGATTTTTGGGGAACAAGTACCGAAACACTCTCCGAAAGAGGTGAATTTTGGAAATTGTCCATGGTGATTACAGATGACGTTACAGCTGATCCTGTCACGGCAGCTGGAGATCAGATTTCCATAGATATCGATAATTTGCAGCTAAGAGCGGCAGATACTCCATATGCGGCCGTATACACTCAAATTTACGAAGGTATATATCGAACAAACCTAGTGCTCAGCAATTTGGATGGCGATAATGAATTAACGGAAGAAGACAAATCGGTATTGGAAGCCGAAGCAAAATTCTTAAGGGGATGGTTTCATTTCCAAGCACTTAAACTCTTTGGCACGCCTCCCATTGCATTAGAGGTGCTTACCGACATAAATAACTTGGCTTTGCCGAACGCTACCCAAGATGAGCTTTATACAGCAATTCTAAGTGATTTTGCAGCTGCGGAAGCGGGACTTCCCGAGTCTTGGGACTCAGGGAATACAGGAAGGGCGACATCCTGGGCCGCAACTTCGTTTATTGGAAAAGTAAATGTTTTCAAGGAAGACTGGGGTCCTGCGATTACGGCATTAGGTAGGGTTGTGGACAGTGGCCCATATAGCCTTGTTCCAAACTACGAAAATGTATTTTCATTTGAAAACGAAAACAATTCCGAGTCCATTTTCGAAGTGCAGTATGGTGGCCCCCAATCTGACGATAATCTCTGGGTATTTGATGATACACATTCAGAAAATTTTAAAGCATCACAAGGAACCGGCAGAGGTTGGTATTGGGATGCAGGAAATGGAGCCCCTGGTGGTAAACTGGGCTGGTGGGCACCTACTCAGGATTTACTCGATGCCTTTGAGGATGGCGACAGCAGAAAACAAACTATACTCTATGAAGAAGGCGATATGTATTTTACAACGTTTACTTCGTTGCCATATGATACAGAATGGTCCTCTACGAACCTAACTTTGAAAAAGTATCGTGGTGAAACAAATACAGTTCCGGCAAACCATGCACCTAATCAACAAGCAGATTTTAATAATGAAAGATGGTTCAGATTTGCCGAATTAAAGCTGCTCTACGCAGAAGCTTTAATTAGAGGTGGTGGAGATTTAGGAGTTGCAAGAACTCAAATAGATGATATTAGGGACAGAGCTGGCCTTGCTCCTACTACAGCGGCTGATGGTGATTTACTAATGGCCATGATGCAGGAAAAAAGGGTAGAACTGGCATTCGAACCTCATCGTTGGTTCGACATCGTAAGATGGGACCTTGGACCAACTATCTTTGGCTCAACTTGGAACGATAATTATCGCGTATTCCCTTTTCCACAATCTGAGGTAGATCGTTCTAACGGGCTTTTAACTCAAAATCCAGGATACTAA
- a CDS encoding histone deacetylase family protein: MLKIAFHPIYKHPLPEGHRFPMLKYELLPKQLLHEGTCTADNFFEPELPNDKYIVAVHDPEYYYDLLNMKIPHREARKIGFPLSEVLVERERIIADGTMKGCEFALENGIAMNIAGGTHHAYTNRGEAFCMLNDQAIGARYLQKNGLAKKILIVDLDVHQGNGTAEIFQKDASVFTFSMHGAGNYPFKKEKSDMDIPLVKGTGDDTYLSILKETLPKLIATEKPDFIFYLCGVDVIATDKLGTLGLTVEGCRQRDRFVLDTCHKLQIPVQCSMGGGYSPEIKVIVDAHANTFREANEVYF, translated from the coding sequence ATGCTAAAAATTGCCTTCCATCCCATTTACAAGCATCCCTTACCGGAAGGCCATCGATTTCCCATGCTGAAATACGAATTGCTACCCAAGCAATTATTGCACGAAGGTACCTGTACGGCCGATAATTTTTTTGAACCTGAACTACCCAACGACAAGTACATCGTTGCCGTCCACGATCCTGAATATTATTACGATTTGTTGAATATGAAAATTCCTCACAGGGAAGCCCGTAAAATCGGATTCCCTTTATCCGAGGTTCTCGTGGAACGCGAACGTATCATAGCCGATGGTACTATGAAAGGCTGCGAATTCGCCCTTGAAAACGGAATTGCCATGAACATTGCTGGTGGCACCCACCATGCCTACACTAACAGGGGTGAAGCATTCTGCATGCTGAACGATCAGGCGATTGGCGCACGATACCTTCAGAAGAACGGTCTTGCCAAAAAGATTTTAATAGTAGATTTGGACGTACATCAAGGCAACGGAACTGCAGAGATATTTCAAAAAGACGCTTCGGTCTTCACTTTTTCTATGCACGGAGCCGGCAACTACCCTTTTAAAAAAGAAAAATCCGATATGGATATTCCTCTAGTAAAAGGGACGGGTGACGATACCTATTTATCCATCCTTAAAGAAACTTTGCCCAAGCTCATAGCTACGGAAAAGCCCGACTTCATCTTCTACCTATGTGGCGTGGACGTCATCGCTACTGATAAATTGGGAACTTTAGGGCTGACCGTAGAAGGGTGTAGGCAACGCGATAGGTTTGTTTTGGACACTTGCCATAAATTACAAATACCGGTTCAATGTAGTATGGGCGGTGGCTATTCACCAGAAATAAAAGTGATCGTGGATGCACACGCAAATACTTTTCGAGAAGCCAACGAAGTTTATTTTTGA
- a CDS encoding glycoside hydrolase family 36 protein translates to MAVSFEVENGWNVQIVNDNPNIETKITEVHHEKGVTILDFKIIGQLFVPCETISLKWKVPGINVKGIWKPTADFNKRIQADWELLQMESRISINAPVICLFGSQDENIFTFSCSNAIDRLEMNASLREEDNLIYCNITFFSEQHYPLDGFNAQLRLDSRSVHFSESIRDVSRWWESFKNLQPAYVPEIAKKPVYSTWYQFHQNLEPELLLKECKLAKEMGYEVIILDDGWQTKDSNRGYDFTGDWRPERIPEMGEFVKTIHDLGMKVALWYSVPFCGKKSKAYEKFKGKFLTEEHRWAPVFDPRYPEVREHLINIYTSAVRDWNLDGFKLDFIDDFHWYENTSGRIEGMDYDSINTAVDRLLADTKNALKEINPEVIIEFRQKYTGPAMRKYGNMFRAFDCPGDATMNRVRITDIRMLAGNTAVHSDMITWHPNEPLEIAALQMVNTLFGVPQLSILLNKARPSYIKMINFWTTYWKTYADVLVNGYFMPSRPLANYPLLEVSDSVYHIIGVYEDYVVPIKNDRSKIHIINGKTTQSVVLKILQDMGTYQCEIFDCQGKPRSNEKIEYRKGLLEISIPPCGIMIAKK, encoded by the coding sequence ATGGCAGTAAGTTTTGAGGTGGAAAATGGATGGAATGTTCAGATAGTAAACGATAATCCAAATATTGAAACTAAAATTACCGAGGTTCACCATGAAAAGGGAGTCACTATCCTTGATTTTAAGATAATAGGACAATTATTCGTTCCTTGTGAGACGATTAGTTTGAAATGGAAAGTACCTGGGATAAACGTAAAGGGAATTTGGAAACCAACGGCTGATTTCAACAAAAGGATACAGGCAGATTGGGAATTGCTACAAATGGAATCAAGAATATCCATAAATGCTCCTGTAATTTGTCTTTTCGGAAGCCAGGATGAAAATATTTTCACTTTCTCGTGCTCCAATGCCATTGATAGACTTGAAATGAACGCAAGTTTACGAGAGGAGGATAATTTGATTTACTGTAATATCACTTTTTTTTCGGAGCAGCATTATCCTTTAGACGGGTTCAATGCCCAATTAAGATTAGATTCAAGAAGTGTCCATTTTTCCGAAAGTATCAGGGATGTCTCCAGATGGTGGGAATCTTTTAAAAACCTTCAGCCCGCCTATGTTCCGGAGATAGCGAAAAAACCGGTTTATTCTACATGGTACCAATTTCACCAAAATTTAGAGCCAGAATTACTATTAAAGGAATGTAAACTGGCTAAAGAAATGGGATACGAGGTAATTATTCTAGATGATGGATGGCAGACAAAGGATTCTAACCGAGGGTACGATTTTACGGGAGATTGGCGCCCGGAACGTATTCCAGAAATGGGAGAATTTGTCAAAACAATCCACGACCTAGGAATGAAGGTAGCACTATGGTACTCGGTTCCTTTTTGTGGGAAAAAATCTAAGGCCTATGAGAAATTCAAAGGAAAATTTTTAACCGAAGAGCACAGATGGGCACCTGTTTTTGATCCTAGATATCCAGAGGTACGGGAACACCTTATCAATATATACACCAGTGCTGTTAGGGATTGGAACCTGGATGGCTTTAAATTGGATTTCATTGATGATTTTCACTGGTATGAAAACACTTCCGGTAGAATCGAAGGCATGGACTACGATTCCATAAATACGGCAGTTGACAGACTACTTGCAGATACTAAAAATGCCCTAAAGGAAATAAATCCAGAAGTAATCATAGAGTTCAGACAAAAATATACGGGTCCGGCGATGCGTAAATACGGGAACATGTTCCGGGCTTTTGACTGTCCGGGAGATGCCACTATGAACAGAGTGCGTATTACCGATATACGAATGTTGGCCGGCAACACTGCGGTACATTCGGATATGATTACTTGGCATCCAAATGAGCCCTTGGAGATTGCTGCGTTGCAAATGGTGAATACTCTATTTGGAGTTCCACAATTATCGATACTACTCAATAAGGCGAGACCATCTTACATCAAAATGATCAATTTTTGGACAACATACTGGAAAACCTATGCCGATGTTTTAGTCAATGGATATTTTATGCCTTCAAGACCACTTGCCAATTATCCGCTGCTCGAGGTCTCCGATTCGGTTTATCATATCATTGGGGTTTATGAGGATTATGTTGTGCCTATTAAAAATGATAGGTCAAAGATTCATATTATCAACGGTAAAACAACCCAAAGTGTAGTCCTGAAAATTTTACAGGATATGGGGACTTATCAATGTGAAATTTTTGATTGTCAGGGTAAACCTAGAAGTAATGAAAAAATAGAATATAGGAAGGGGTTACTGGAGATTTCAATTCCACCTTGCGGAATTATGATAGCAAAAAAATAA
- a CDS encoding solute:sodium symporter family transporter, with product MLSIITFIGFTLLVAGVAWYATKGTDESSADGFYLGGRSLGAVTIAGSLLLTNLSAEQIVGLNGQAFSEGILVMAWETLAAISMVITAVWLLPKYMNKGITTIPEFIQERFDENTKAILSVLFLIAFGIVLLPTILYAGSKAFITMFELPELLGISETTSYWICVWSIGSIGIVYAIFGGLKAVAVSDLINAIGLLIGGLLIPIFGLALVGDGSLVDGLSTLWTENQDKFDVIGDTTSSIPFGTVFTGMMIAQMYYWGTNQAILQRVFGAKSLAEGQKGMMLAAFVKFLIPVIVVLPGIIAWHLFGSELNDADAAYPELVRRVLPASLLGFFAAVLFGAVLSSFNSLLNSSATLFGFDLYKKFFNHGASEHKAVKAGKFFGFGLALVSMSIAPFIRYAPDGLFSYIQQALGSLSVPILAVVAIGILTKKVPAIGAKIVLIGGVLMYLVSLLYLGPKMIGSALAEAEANGITDAGQLAIIEAEAYPHFLHIMGILFVINVVIMLIIGAIKPKTEIYVPQTTEVIDTTPWKYAWIAGALVTALVLSTYIIF from the coding sequence ATGCTTTCGATAATTACTTTCATTGGGTTCACGCTTTTGGTTGCAGGAGTAGCATGGTATGCTACAAAAGGAACGGATGAAAGTTCCGCAGATGGTTTTTATCTTGGAGGTAGAAGTTTAGGGGCTGTTACGATCGCAGGATCTTTATTGTTAACTAACCTATCCGCAGAACAAATTGTGGGACTTAACGGGCAGGCCTTTTCAGAAGGTATTTTGGTCATGGCCTGGGAAACCCTAGCGGCAATTTCTATGGTGATTACCGCGGTCTGGTTACTCCCAAAGTATATGAACAAGGGTATTACCACCATACCCGAATTTATACAAGAACGTTTTGACGAAAACACAAAGGCCATACTCTCCGTTCTGTTTTTGATAGCTTTTGGAATTGTCCTGTTGCCAACTATTCTATATGCTGGTTCTAAGGCATTTATTACAATGTTCGAACTTCCAGAGCTACTCGGTATCTCAGAAACCACTTCCTATTGGATTTGTGTTTGGAGTATCGGATCAATCGGTATCGTATACGCAATTTTCGGAGGCCTAAAAGCCGTCGCCGTTTCCGATTTAATTAATGCAATAGGTCTGCTTATTGGTGGATTGCTCATCCCGATTTTTGGCTTGGCCCTTGTGGGAGACGGTAGTTTAGTCGATGGGCTAAGCACCCTCTGGACGGAAAATCAAGATAAGTTTGACGTAATAGGAGACACCACTTCGTCCATTCCCTTCGGTACGGTTTTCACAGGAATGATGATTGCGCAAATGTATTATTGGGGGACCAATCAAGCTATTTTACAGCGTGTATTTGGAGCTAAAAGCCTGGCCGAAGGTCAAAAGGGAATGATGCTTGCAGCATTTGTCAAATTTTTAATACCGGTAATCGTCGTGCTTCCGGGAATCATTGCTTGGCATCTGTTTGGAAGCGAGCTTAACGATGCCGACGCTGCCTACCCAGAGCTGGTACGCCGTGTTTTGCCAGCCAGCCTATTGGGCTTCTTTGCTGCCGTTTTATTTGGTGCCGTACTGAGTTCGTTCAATAGTTTACTGAACAGTAGTGCTACCCTCTTCGGATTTGATCTCTACAAGAAATTCTTTAATCACGGAGCCTCGGAACACAAAGCGGTAAAAGCTGGAAAATTCTTCGGGTTTGGATTGGCATTAGTATCCATGTCGATAGCCCCATTTATTCGCTATGCCCCAGATGGTCTATTCTCTTACATTCAGCAGGCTTTGGGAAGTTTAAGTGTCCCAATTTTAGCTGTAGTAGCTATTGGGATATTGACCAAGAAAGTTCCGGCAATAGGTGCCAAAATTGTGTTGATCGGGGGTGTGTTGATGTATCTCGTAAGTTTGCTGTACCTAGGGCCAAAAATGATTGGTTCCGCGCTTGCCGAAGCAGAGGCAAACGGTATTACTGATGCCGGTCAACTAGCAATTATAGAGGCGGAGGCCTATCCTCATTTTTTACACATCATGGGAATATTGTTCGTCATCAATGTGGTAATCATGCTTATAATAGGAGCCATTAAGCCGAAAACGGAAATCTATGTGCCCCAAACAACGGAGGTAATCGACACAACTCCCTGGAAATATGCTTGGATAGCAGGCGCTTTGGTTACGGCCTTGGTACTTAGCACCTATATTATTTTCTAA
- a CDS encoding SusC/RagA family TonB-linked outer membrane protein produces MEHNLKKQSGWKIITILFVFLSFLTASSAIAQITVSGTISDNVGPLSGASVVVKGTTNGTVADFDGNYTIDVQDSNGTLVFSYVGYARQEVAINGRTTINVTLQEDTEALSEVVVVGYGTQRKADLTGAVGSIGAAEIIKQPIVSPDQILAGTISGVNITNRSGDPGAPVSVNIRGVGTLSADANPLYVIDGVPLVGTNNITVNTSSTTDSNPLASINPSDIETIDVLKDAASAAIYGARGANGVIIITTKKGSAGDPKVTYDGYASVASARDQLDVLNVQQFIDIQSELGRDFSQFSGQPTVDWQDAIFQNGFVQNHNVGVSGGGENGTYYISGSILDNEGIQRAQSFKRYSLRANSEFRVGKRLKFGESLQISQSDRLTQSEGALNAGFNAALNAPYFEVFGDGPFGYNLANPSTLGGASGSNYVLLTDERINSTTIQNRKVLGHFYGELEIIDDLKLRPSIGIDYNVGSGDFFQAATTLDGNSERQSLLVQSRPIEFTLTTGATLSYDKTFGDHNIGALIGVEQTKFRFNKVRLQGRNLFNDNFAASGTAVAGANEADLWTLQGIIGRITYNYQGKYLATVNVRRDATSKFADGFRDDVFPSISVGWRISQEDFMSDYDFIDDLKLRVGYGELGNQNLGDGTANTFPYLTTLNNNIFYVIGDGQGTVVGPAPTTFANQSIGWETSKQIDIGLDFSLLKGKITGVFDYYKKTNQDALVQLPLPFASGFFLPAPTNAGEITNSGIELALNYKNRIGDFEYGIGGNLTTVKNVVQSLGPVEQIISGVGGAGSHRTIVGESLGHFFGYKTDGLYQNAAEVAAALPDANGTPSPGDIRFVDVNGDGVVDANDRTILGSPYPGFFYGVNFQAAYKGFDFSMLLRGVGDRQIFNSSRIALEGLTGTNNFSTSVLNRWNGEGSTNSSSNPRLAAGDPNGNNRVSDRFIEDADYLRIQNIQLGYTLPQDKLQSWTGDFVSNMRFYLSVQNLATFTGYSGFDPEVGRAQSFQKGNNPLATGQDDGQAPLPRIVQLGWSVSFN; encoded by the coding sequence ATGGAACACAATCTTAAAAAGCAAAGTGGATGGAAAATTATTACAATCCTATTTGTTTTCCTTTCATTTCTTACAGCAAGTTCAGCAATCGCCCAAATTACCGTTTCAGGTACTATAAGTGACAATGTTGGACCCCTTTCCGGTGCTAGTGTGGTGGTCAAGGGAACGACCAATGGAACGGTCGCCGATTTTGATGGCAACTATACCATTGACGTGCAAGATTCCAATGGCACCTTGGTTTTTTCTTACGTAGGCTATGCCAGACAAGAAGTTGCCATTAACGGTAGGACAACAATTAACGTGACCCTGCAAGAGGACACCGAAGCTTTGAGCGAGGTCGTCGTGGTCGGTTACGGCACCCAAAGAAAAGCGGATTTAACTGGAGCCGTGGGTTCAATAGGCGCTGCGGAAATTATCAAACAGCCTATTGTAAGTCCAGACCAGATATTGGCGGGTACCATATCGGGTGTTAACATAACGAACCGTAGTGGTGATCCGGGCGCTCCCGTTAGTGTTAATATACGTGGTGTTGGAACCTTGAGTGCAGATGCCAATCCGCTTTATGTTATTGACGGTGTTCCGTTAGTTGGCACCAACAACATTACCGTAAACACTTCATCGACTACAGATTCGAACCCATTAGCCAGTATTAATCCCAGTGATATTGAAACAATAGATGTTTTAAAAGATGCGGCTTCAGCTGCTATATATGGTGCAAGAGGCGCAAATGGTGTTATAATCATAACTACTAAGAAAGGTTCTGCCGGAGACCCTAAAGTGACCTATGACGGATACGCATCCGTTGCCTCTGCGAGAGATCAATTAGATGTGCTTAATGTTCAACAATTTATAGATATACAAAGTGAGCTTGGTAGGGATTTTTCACAATTTAGTGGTCAGCCAACCGTAGACTGGCAAGATGCTATTTTTCAGAATGGCTTTGTACAAAACCACAATGTTGGTGTTAGTGGAGGTGGTGAAAATGGAACGTATTATATTTCCGGATCTATTTTGGACAATGAAGGTATTCAGAGAGCACAGTCATTTAAACGATATTCCTTAAGGGCGAATTCGGAATTTAGGGTAGGTAAAAGACTAAAATTCGGTGAATCTTTGCAAATTAGCCAGAGCGATAGATTAACGCAGAGCGAAGGCGCATTGAACGCCGGTTTCAATGCGGCTTTGAACGCTCCTTATTTTGAAGTATTCGGTGATGGACCCTTCGGCTATAATCTAGCAAATCCAAGCACTTTAGGAGGGGCAAGTGGCTCAAATTATGTCTTACTAACTGATGAACGAATAAACAGTACTACCATTCAGAACAGAAAAGTATTGGGGCATTTTTACGGAGAACTGGAAATCATAGACGACTTAAAATTAAGACCTTCTATAGGAATTGATTATAATGTAGGCTCCGGTGATTTCTTCCAAGCAGCAACTACATTGGATGGAAACTCAGAAAGGCAATCTTTATTAGTGCAATCGAGACCAATTGAATTTACCCTAACCACGGGTGCAACACTTTCATATGACAAAACTTTTGGAGACCATAATATTGGAGCATTGATTGGGGTTGAACAAACAAAATTTAGATTTAATAAAGTTAGACTACAGGGAAGGAATCTTTTTAATGATAATTTTGCCGCTAGTGGTACGGCCGTAGCCGGGGCGAACGAAGCTGATTTATGGACTTTACAGGGTATTATAGGTCGTATAACCTATAATTACCAAGGAAAGTATTTAGCAACTGTCAATGTTCGTAGGGATGCAACCTCTAAATTTGCTGATGGTTTCAGGGATGATGTTTTTCCATCTATATCAGTAGGTTGGCGTATTTCACAGGAGGATTTTATGAGTGATTACGATTTCATAGATGACTTAAAACTAAGAGTTGGATACGGCGAACTTGGAAACCAAAACTTGGGCGATGGGACAGCCAATACTTTTCCTTATTTGACCACGCTTAACAATAATATTTTCTATGTAATAGGCGATGGTCAAGGCACAGTAGTAGGTCCCGCTCCAACAACCTTCGCTAACCAATCAATTGGTTGGGAAACTTCCAAACAAATTGATATTGGTCTGGACTTTAGTTTGCTAAAGGGTAAGATTACAGGGGTGTTTGATTATTACAAAAAAACCAATCAAGATGCATTAGTACAACTTCCATTACCCTTCGCCAGCGGGTTTTTCTTACCAGCTCCGACCAACGCGGGTGAGATAACCAACTCTGGTATAGAATTGGCATTGAACTACAAGAATAGAATTGGTGATTTTGAATACGGTATAGGTGGTAACCTAACAACAGTAAAAAACGTTGTACAAAGTTTAGGTCCCGTAGAACAAATTATTTCAGGCGTCGGTGGCGCTGGTTCACATAGAACAATAGTAGGTGAAAGCCTTGGGCACTTTTTTGGATATAAAACCGATGGGCTCTACCAAAACGCCGCCGAAGTTGCAGCGGCTTTACCTGATGCAAATGGAACTCCGTCTCCAGGTGATATCCGTTTTGTTGATGTTAATGGTGATGGCGTAGTAGATGCCAATGACAGAACCATTTTAGGCAGTCCGTATCCAGGATTTTTCTACGGGGTTAATTTTCAGGCTGCATATAAAGGTTTCGATTTTTCCATGTTGCTGAGAGGTGTAGGAGACAGACAAATTTTTAATTCATCCAGAATCGCCTTGGAAGGTTTGACGGGAACCAATAACTTTAGTACCTCAGTTTTAAATAGATGGAACGGTGAAGGTTCGACAAACTCAAGTTCAAATCCAAGATTGGCAGCTGGGGATCCAAATGGAAACAACAGGGTTTCTGATCGTTTTATAGAAGATGCAGATTATCTAAGGATTCAGAATATCCAATTGGGGTACACGTTACCTCAAGATAAGCTACAAAGCTGGACTGGGGATTTTGTATCCAATATGCGGTTTTACCTTAGCGTACAGAACTTAGCGACTTTTACCGGCTATTCCGGATTTGATCCGGAAGTTGGACGGGCTCAAAGTTTCCAAAAGGGTAATAATCCACTTGCCACAGGGCAAGATGACGGACAGGCTCCCTTGCCAAGGATAGTTCAATTAGGTTGGTCCGTAAGCTTTAATTAA